A region of Micromonospora sp. WMMD882 DNA encodes the following proteins:
- a CDS encoding SDR family oxidoreductase, whose protein sequence is MTRQRILVLGVTGMLGHTLLRQLTEAPELDVRGCARSADIVRAGLPEPLARHVVTGVDVTDDDALRRVLDLLRPDVVVNCVGVIKQRPEVADAVTTIAVNALLPHRLARECAARGARLVQISTDCVFSGNRGGYTEQDDPDAYDLYGRSKLLGETTSGTALTLRTSIVGHELNSARSLVDWFLGQPGPVNGFTRAVYSGLTTTEFATMLRTVVLPRADLTGLYHVAATPIAKYHLLRVVADEYGWPGRIQPWDDFRCDRSLSAAAFRAVTGYEPPAWPEMVRELRRAALGWGLPAVAGPSPAMTG, encoded by the coding sequence ATGACCCGACAACGGATACTGGTCCTCGGCGTCACCGGGATGCTCGGCCACACGCTGCTGCGGCAGCTCACCGAGGCGCCCGAGCTCGACGTCCGGGGCTGCGCCCGAAGCGCCGACATCGTGCGGGCCGGCTTGCCCGAACCGCTGGCGCGACACGTCGTGACCGGGGTGGACGTGACCGACGACGACGCCCTGCGCCGGGTGCTGGATCTCCTGCGTCCGGACGTCGTGGTGAACTGTGTCGGCGTGATCAAGCAGCGTCCCGAGGTCGCCGACGCCGTCACCACCATCGCCGTGAATGCCCTCCTGCCCCACCGGTTGGCGCGGGAGTGCGCGGCCCGTGGGGCCCGGCTCGTCCAGATCAGCACCGACTGCGTCTTCTCCGGGAACCGGGGCGGCTACACCGAGCAGGACGACCCCGACGCGTACGACCTCTACGGTCGGTCGAAGCTGCTCGGGGAGACGACCAGCGGCACCGCGCTCACCCTACGCACGTCGATCGTCGGACACGAGCTGAACAGCGCGCGTTCGCTTGTCGACTGGTTCCTCGGTCAGCCCGGCCCGGTGAACGGTTTCACCCGGGCCGTCTACTCCGGACTGACCACCACCGAGTTCGCGACGATGCTCCGGACGGTCGTGCTTCCCCGCGCCGACCTGACCGGTCTGTACCACGTGGCCGCGACCCCGATCGCCAAGTACCACCTGCTGCGCGTCGTCGCCGACGAGTACGGCTGGCCCGGCCGGATCCAGCCGTGGGACGACTTCCGGTGCGACCGGTCGCTCTCGGCCGCCGCGTTCCGGGCCGTCACCGGGTACGAGCCCCCCGCCTGGCCGGAGATGGTGCGTGAGCTGCGGCGGGCCGCGCTCGGCTGGGGTCTGCCGGCGGTGGCCGGGCCAAGCCCGGCGATGACCGGCTGA
- a CDS encoding glycosyltransferase, which yields MSGRVTAGRAGAPGVRRDRYRVLIVADRFEPGYRAGGPVRSLRQVIDAAGADIDVAIVTRDRDLGDLAPYPGLSGRWVDRERETVFYLNAASPRQWWTLTRTARAAQWDLLYVNSVWSRLSIVFVLAARVGLLRTNCVLVAPRGEMGSGALGVKRMRKKVFLALWRHVLGGSRFRWHATAPAEAVDIRRAFPAARAPFVVAAAGPEPQGHPEEPATDGPPRLVFVGRISPMKNLDLVLAALAEVRTPVVLDVYGPADDPAYWRRCRRLWAALPPHVRATWHGPLLPDQVAGAFARSHAFVLPTRGENFGHVIGESLSVGCPVICSDRTPWTELLRSGGGEVLPDVTVDAVRAAIQRVVDRSPAQRHAARVAAAAAYRAWHARAGDTRSLLDQVREAAHAG from the coding sequence ATGAGCGGCCGTGTCACCGCTGGTAGGGCCGGCGCGCCGGGCGTCCGACGGGATCGGTACCGGGTGCTGATCGTGGCCGACCGGTTCGAACCCGGTTACCGGGCGGGTGGCCCGGTGCGCTCGCTCCGACAGGTGATCGACGCGGCCGGCGCGGACATCGACGTCGCCATCGTCACCCGGGACCGGGATCTCGGCGACCTCGCCCCTTATCCCGGATTGTCGGGACGGTGGGTCGACCGGGAACGGGAAACGGTTTTCTACCTGAACGCGGCCAGTCCACGACAATGGTGGACGTTGACCCGGACGGCGCGGGCGGCGCAGTGGGACCTCCTCTACGTCAACAGCGTCTGGTCGCGACTGTCGATCGTCTTCGTTCTGGCGGCTCGAGTGGGTCTGCTGCGGACGAATTGCGTTCTGGTCGCTCCGCGGGGTGAGATGGGTTCGGGCGCGCTGGGCGTGAAGCGCATGCGGAAGAAGGTCTTCCTGGCGCTGTGGCGACATGTTCTGGGCGGGTCGCGGTTCCGGTGGCACGCCACCGCGCCGGCCGAGGCGGTTGACATCCGGCGGGCCTTTCCGGCGGCCCGGGCGCCGTTCGTCGTCGCCGCCGCCGGCCCGGAGCCGCAGGGACACCCGGAGGAGCCCGCGACGGACGGGCCGCCGCGCCTGGTTTTCGTCGGCCGGATCTCCCCGATGAAGAACCTCGACCTGGTGCTGGCCGCTCTCGCCGAGGTCCGGACCCCCGTCGTCCTGGACGTCTACGGCCCCGCCGACGACCCGGCCTACTGGCGGCGCTGCCGGAGGTTGTGGGCGGCGCTCCCCCCGCACGTGCGGGCGACCTGGCACGGACCGCTACTGCCCGACCAGGTAGCCGGGGCGTTCGCCCGTAGCCACGCCTTCGTCCTGCCGACCCGGGGTGAGAACTTCGGGCACGTGATCGGGGAGAGCCTCTCGGTGGGCTGCCCGGTCATCTGCTCCGACCGTACCCCCTGGACAGAGCTGCTGCGCTCCGGTGGGGGCGAGGTGCTGCCCGACGTCACGGTCGACGCCGTGCGCGCGGCGATCCAGCGGGTGGTCGACCGGAGCCCGGCCCAACGGCACGCCGCCCGGGTCGCCGCCGCGGCGGCGTACCGTGCGTGGCACGCCCGTGCGGGTGACACGCGCAGCCTCCTCGACCAGGTCCGGGAGGCTGCGCACGCCGGCTGA
- the gmd gene encoding GDP-mannose 4,6-dehydratase: MPRVALITGITGQDGSYLSELLLDKGYTVHGLKRRSSTFNTERVDRIDVHPRHPDARLFLHYSDLTDPASLTNLIRDIAPDEIYNLGAQSHVRVSFDIPGYTADVTGLGALRLLEAARAADVGCRFYQASSSEMFGATPPPQREDTPFHPRSPYACAKVYAYWSAVNYRESYGMYCANGILFNHESPRRGENFVTRKITRAVARIEAGIQDKLHLGNLDAVRDWGYAPEYVEAMWLSLQQDQPGDYVVATGEGHTVREFVEAAFAHVGLDWRDHVTIDPRYFRPAEVDALIGDYSRARRALGWAPKTLFADLVRVMVDADRQLLEDERAGRLVRVDR; encoded by the coding sequence ATGCCGCGAGTAGCGCTCATCACCGGCATCACCGGGCAGGACGGCAGCTATCTGTCGGAGCTGCTGCTCGACAAGGGCTACACGGTGCACGGGCTGAAACGTCGGTCGTCAACCTTCAACACCGAACGCGTCGACCGGATCGACGTCCACCCGCGGCACCCGGACGCCCGGCTCTTCCTGCACTACAGCGACCTCACCGATCCGGCCTCGCTGACCAACCTGATCCGGGACATCGCCCCGGACGAGATCTACAACCTGGGCGCGCAGAGCCACGTCCGGGTGTCGTTCGACATCCCCGGCTACACCGCCGACGTCACCGGGCTCGGGGCGCTGCGCCTGCTGGAGGCCGCCCGGGCCGCCGACGTCGGGTGCCGCTTCTACCAGGCGTCGTCGTCGGAGATGTTCGGCGCCACCCCGCCCCCGCAGCGGGAGGACACCCCGTTCCACCCGCGCAGCCCGTACGCCTGCGCCAAGGTCTACGCCTACTGGTCGGCGGTGAACTACCGTGAGTCGTACGGCATGTACTGCGCCAACGGCATCCTGTTCAACCACGAGAGCCCCCGGCGCGGCGAGAACTTCGTCACCCGCAAGATCACCCGGGCGGTGGCCCGGATCGAGGCGGGCATCCAGGACAAGCTGCACCTGGGCAACCTGGACGCCGTCCGGGACTGGGGCTACGCGCCGGAGTACGTCGAGGCGATGTGGTTGTCCCTGCAACAGGACCAGCCCGGGGACTACGTGGTGGCCACCGGCGAGGGACACACGGTACGCGAGTTCGTCGAGGCCGCCTTCGCCCACGTCGGGCTGGACTGGCGCGACCACGTGACGATCGATCCCCGCTACTTCCGGCCGGCCGAGGTCGACGCCCTCATCGGCGACTACTCCCGGGCCCGGCGTGCCCTCGGCTGGGCGCCGAAGACGCTCTTCGCCGACCTGGTCCGGGTGATGGTGGACGCCGACCGGCAACTACTGGAGGACGAACGCGCCGGACGACTGGTGCGGGTGGACCGATGA
- a CDS encoding glycosyltransferase, which yields MRITVDATPIRPRHAAGVEVFTYGLLHGLDEATDHDVRVAVIRGTLDEWRRQAPGRRLRWTEHDVSLPMGNRYGQALRRWLPRQVQESVTVRRLLNAARRRAAVQPDDGGVTLFPCGLIPVRSGASVVVAHDLRQLLPEFRAPGFAAMLRENVARAAAVVVSWPHPYRQALAAFPEAADRIAMIPPPALQAAPDPSLADPEPGLLVYPSSTGLLKNHVTLLEALALLPECRLVCPGPLVEPEASRLLARAARPDLRGRVSFPGFVPLDELHRLYARADAVVVPSRWEAASGAMLEAFSWGLPVACSDAEPLLAQLEFTGGEAAVFEAQNPRSCADAIRRVLRDRDRYAEASRRANARLAGRTWADTARDYVALLEWVAAGRPGPMPRSAFAGTLTGGVR from the coding sequence ATGAGGATCACCGTCGACGCCACCCCCATCCGCCCCCGGCACGCCGCCGGGGTGGAGGTGTTCACGTACGGCCTGCTGCACGGGCTCGACGAGGCCACCGACCACGACGTCCGGGTCGCCGTGATCCGGGGGACCCTCGACGAGTGGCGGCGGCAGGCGCCCGGTCGGCGGCTCCGGTGGACCGAACACGACGTCTCCCTGCCGATGGGCAACCGGTACGGCCAGGCGCTTCGCCGCTGGCTCCCGCGCCAGGTGCAGGAGTCGGTCACCGTGCGGCGGCTGCTCAACGCGGCCCGCCGCCGGGCCGCCGTCCAGCCCGACGACGGCGGGGTGACCCTGTTCCCCTGCGGCCTGATCCCGGTGCGCTCCGGGGCCTCCGTCGTCGTGGCGCACGACCTGCGGCAACTGCTGCCCGAGTTCCGGGCGCCCGGGTTCGCGGCGATGCTGCGGGAGAACGTGGCGCGGGCCGCCGCCGTGGTGGTCAGTTGGCCGCACCCGTACCGGCAGGCACTGGCGGCGTTTCCGGAGGCCGCCGACCGGATCGCGATGATCCCGCCGCCGGCGCTCCAGGCCGCGCCGGACCCGTCGCTCGCCGACCCCGAGCCGGGCCTGCTGGTCTACCCGTCCTCGACAGGTCTCCTGAAGAACCACGTCACGCTGCTGGAGGCGCTGGCGCTGCTGCCGGAGTGCCGGCTGGTCTGCCCCGGCCCGCTGGTCGAGCCGGAGGCGTCCCGGCTGCTGGCCCGGGCCGCCCGCCCGGACCTGCGCGGGCGGGTGTCGTTCCCCGGCTTCGTGCCGCTGGACGAGCTGCACCGGCTCTACGCGCGGGCCGACGCGGTGGTGGTGCCGTCGCGGTGGGAGGCGGCCAGCGGGGCGATGCTGGAGGCGTTCAGTTGGGGTCTCCCCGTGGCCTGCAGCGACGCCGAGCCGTTGCTGGCGCAGTTGGAGTTCACCGGCGGCGAGGCCGCCGTGTTCGAGGCGCAGAATCCGCGCTCGTGCGCCGACGCGATCCGCCGGGTGCTGCGCGACCGCGACCGGTACGCCGAGGCGTCCCGCCGGGCGAACGCCCGACTGGCCGGGCGCACCTGGGCCGACACCGCCCGCGACTACGTCGCGCTGCTGGAGTGGGTGGCCGCCGGCCGCCCCGGCCCGATGCCCCGGTCGGCCTTCGCCGGCACTCTCACCGGTGGCGTCCGGTGA
- a CDS encoding DegT/DnrJ/EryC1/StrS family aminotransferase: MSTQRFPVARPSLSGLEERYVLDAVRSGWISSQGPYLQRFEAEFAERVGATTAVATSNGTVALHLVLAAAGVGPGDEVIVPALTYVATANAVRYCGARPVCVDVSADTWCVDPERVRAAVGPRTRAVLAVDLYGHPADYPALRAICDRHGLLLVADAAESFGATLHGRPTGSLADATTFSFFGNKIVTSGEGGCVTTSDPALADRMRLLRNQGMDPQRRYFFPEVGFNYRLTNVCAALLCAQLARADDILARRDAVLRGYERELADAVRLRPQPVAAGARRAPWMASFLVDGAPGTRDELARGLDRLGVETRPFFVPIPRLPPYADDTAAIPVSVDLGRRGLNLPTYPELTDTDVKVISERVRQALATVA; the protein is encoded by the coding sequence GTGAGCACGCAGCGGTTCCCGGTCGCCCGGCCCAGCCTCTCCGGGCTGGAGGAGCGGTACGTCCTCGACGCGGTGCGCAGCGGCTGGATCTCGTCGCAGGGGCCGTACCTGCAACGGTTCGAGGCGGAGTTCGCCGAGCGGGTGGGCGCGACCACCGCCGTCGCGACGAGCAACGGGACGGTGGCGTTGCACCTCGTCCTCGCGGCGGCGGGCGTCGGCCCCGGCGACGAGGTGATCGTGCCGGCGCTGACCTACGTGGCCACGGCGAACGCGGTGCGCTACTGCGGCGCCCGACCCGTCTGCGTGGACGTCTCCGCCGACACCTGGTGTGTCGACCCGGAGCGGGTCCGCGCGGCCGTCGGGCCCCGCACCCGGGCCGTGCTCGCCGTCGACCTGTACGGCCACCCGGCCGACTACCCGGCGCTGCGGGCCATCTGTGACCGGCACGGGCTGCTGCTGGTCGCCGACGCGGCCGAGTCGTTCGGGGCCACCCTGCACGGGCGGCCGACCGGGTCGTTGGCCGACGCCACCACGTTCTCCTTCTTCGGCAACAAGATCGTCACCTCGGGCGAGGGCGGCTGCGTGACCACCTCGGACCCGGCGCTGGCGGACCGGATGCGCCTGCTGCGCAACCAGGGCATGGATCCGCAACGACGCTACTTCTTCCCCGAGGTGGGCTTCAACTACCGGCTGACCAACGTGTGCGCCGCCCTGCTCTGCGCCCAACTGGCCCGCGCCGACGACATCCTCGCCCGGCGGGACGCGGTGCTGCGCGGCTACGAACGCGAGCTGGCCGACGCCGTCCGGCTCCGGCCGCAGCCGGTGGCCGCCGGGGCGCGCCGCGCGCCGTGGATGGCGTCCTTCCTGGTCGACGGCGCGCCGGGCACGAGGGACGAGCTGGCCCGGGGACTGGACCGGCTCGGCGTGGAGACCCGGCCGTTCTTCGTGCCGATCCCACGGCTCCCGCCGTACGCGGACGACACCGCCGCGATCCCGGTCAGCGTCGACCTGGGCCGACGCGGTCTCAACCTGCCCACCTACCCGGAGCTGACCGACACGGACGTCAAGGTGATCAGCGAGCGGGTGCGTCAGGCGCTCGCCACCGTGGCCTGA
- a CDS encoding M14 family metallopeptidase: MRRRRLAVAGVFTLVGALTLTTPASARPPSDVGGRDNMEVYVGTVGPEQLDKLRAAGVDLGHDHQEAGPTGQTTIETVLSRRQADRLASQGVRLRVKQVRGKDASRVLREQAAAGWSAFRSYSAPGGIRDELTATAARYPKLTKLETVGRTHQGKPILAVKVTRNARNVPDGKRPAVLYGATQHAREWITPEMTRRLMHHVLDNYGRDREITKLLDTTELWFLPVANPDGYDHTFTPGNRLWRKNLRDNDGDGKVTSADGVDLNRNFAYKWGYDNEGSSPDPASDTYRGPGPNSEPETKALDGLFRRVGFEFFVNYHSAAQLLLYGVGWQVATPTPDDVIYQAMAGDDAHPAVPGYDPDLSAELYTTNGDTDSHATVRYGTLGFTPEMSTCQAAAASDPDDQWRPEDCVSGFVFPDDEKLIAAEVAKNLPFALAVAKSTHRPDEPVSVVGRNTPDFVVDAFDTSYGRSQPVAAITRRSLTNVRMHYVVNGGRPKAVATREWRGGERYGDTHDDYYAELRGTVTGAKPGDRVEVWFTGNKRGQGVVASERFTYRVHTDIGGEVLVLAAEDVTGLSPVQEGAGAKYADEVVAALTAARRTSDVYDVDASGRKAPHPLGVLSHYRAVVWETGDDVIPRSPGQVPGTAARAAAETELAVRDYLNEGGKVLISGKYALYAQAADGAYAYQPTPPAECVDADDPTCLPLSNDFQQYWLGAYNYVSDGGSADGQPYPVRGAEGAFAGFEGVLNAPGSAANQDHTASFLSTSSFLPPDEFPQFGTIAAVDWARPGGAPFDPRTGEWYLFSGRADETYKRVGRTVDLTAATSGELRFFASYDIEPNWDFMIVEAHEVGTDTWTTLPDRNGNTSTETGDSCESGWAELHPFLAHYQTASCEPIGTTGQWHAATGPSNGWKEFSIDLSAYAGKQVEVSISYVSDWGTQGLGVFLDDARVIVDGATVAETSFESTDLGGWTVSGPPPGSLPGANDWSRSQRAFSEGAAVVTEDSVYLGFGLEGLAPTARADLVARSMTHLLGGARR; this comes from the coding sequence ATGAGGCGCAGACGGCTGGCGGTCGCCGGCGTGTTCACTCTGGTCGGCGCATTGACGCTGACCACACCGGCGAGCGCGCGGCCACCGTCCGACGTGGGCGGTCGCGACAACATGGAGGTGTACGTCGGCACGGTCGGCCCGGAGCAGCTCGACAAGCTCCGCGCGGCCGGCGTCGACCTCGGCCACGACCATCAGGAGGCCGGCCCCACCGGGCAGACCACGATCGAGACGGTGCTGAGCCGACGACAGGCCGACCGGCTGGCCAGCCAGGGGGTACGGCTGCGGGTCAAGCAGGTGCGTGGCAAGGACGCCTCCAGGGTGCTGCGCGAGCAGGCCGCCGCCGGCTGGTCGGCGTTCCGGTCGTACTCCGCGCCGGGTGGCATCCGGGACGAGCTGACCGCCACGGCGGCCCGCTACCCGAAGCTGACCAAACTGGAGACCGTCGGCCGGACCCACCAGGGCAAGCCGATCCTCGCTGTCAAGGTCACCAGGAACGCCCGGAACGTGCCGGACGGCAAGCGGCCGGCGGTGCTGTACGGCGCCACCCAGCACGCCCGCGAGTGGATCACCCCGGAGATGACCCGGCGGCTGATGCACCACGTGCTGGACAACTACGGCAGGGACCGGGAGATCACCAAGCTGCTGGACACCACCGAGCTGTGGTTCCTGCCGGTGGCCAACCCCGACGGGTACGACCACACCTTCACCCCGGGCAACCGGCTGTGGCGCAAGAACCTGCGCGACAACGACGGCGACGGCAAGGTCACCTCGGCCGACGGCGTCGACCTGAACCGCAACTTCGCCTACAAGTGGGGTTACGACAACGAGGGCTCGTCACCGGACCCGGCCAGCGACACCTACCGGGGGCCGGGCCCGAACTCCGAGCCGGAGACGAAAGCGCTGGACGGGCTGTTCCGCCGGGTCGGCTTCGAGTTCTTCGTCAACTACCACTCGGCGGCGCAACTGCTCCTCTACGGCGTCGGCTGGCAGGTCGCCACGCCCACCCCGGACGACGTGATCTACCAGGCGATGGCCGGTGACGACGCGCACCCGGCGGTGCCCGGCTACGACCCGGACCTCTCCGCCGAGCTGTACACCACCAACGGCGACACCGACAGCCACGCCACCGTCAGGTACGGCACGCTCGGTTTCACCCCGGAGATGTCCACCTGCCAGGCGGCCGCCGCGTCCGACCCGGACGACCAGTGGCGTCCGGAGGACTGCGTCAGCGGCTTCGTCTTCCCCGACGACGAGAAGCTGATCGCCGCCGAGGTGGCGAAGAACCTGCCGTTCGCGCTCGCCGTGGCGAAGTCCACGCACCGACCGGACGAGCCGGTCTCGGTGGTCGGCCGCAACACCCCGGACTTCGTGGTGGACGCCTTCGACACCTCGTACGGTCGCAGCCAGCCGGTCGCCGCGATCACCCGGCGGTCGCTGACCAACGTCCGGATGCACTACGTGGTCAACGGCGGCCGGCCGAAGGCCGTCGCGACGCGCGAGTGGCGCGGCGGCGAGCGGTACGGCGACACCCACGACGACTACTACGCCGAGCTGCGCGGCACCGTCACCGGGGCGAAGCCCGGTGACCGGGTCGAGGTCTGGTTCACCGGCAACAAACGCGGCCAGGGCGTGGTCGCCAGCGAGCGCTTCACCTACCGGGTGCACACCGACATCGGCGGTGAGGTGCTGGTCCTCGCGGCCGAGGACGTCACCGGCCTCAGCCCCGTCCAGGAGGGCGCCGGCGCGAAGTACGCCGACGAGGTGGTGGCCGCGCTGACCGCCGCCCGGCGTACCAGCGACGTGTACGACGTCGACGCGTCGGGCCGCAAGGCCCCGCACCCGCTGGGCGTGCTGTCGCACTACCGGGCGGTGGTCTGGGAGACCGGCGACGACGTCATCCCCCGCTCCCCCGGCCAGGTGCCGGGGACGGCGGCGCGGGCGGCGGCGGAGACCGAGCTGGCCGTGCGCGACTACCTCAACGAGGGCGGCAAGGTGCTGATCAGCGGCAAGTACGCGCTGTACGCGCAGGCCGCCGACGGCGCGTACGCGTACCAGCCGACGCCGCCGGCCGAGTGCGTCGACGCCGACGACCCCACCTGCCTGCCGCTGTCGAACGACTTCCAGCAGTACTGGCTGGGCGCGTACAACTACGTCAGCGACGGGGGCAGCGCCGACGGGCAGCCGTACCCGGTGCGGGGCGCCGAGGGCGCGTTCGCCGGGTTCGAGGGGGTCCTCAACGCCCCCGGCTCGGCGGCGAACCAGGACCACACCGCGTCCTTCCTCAGCACGTCGAGTTTCCTGCCGCCGGACGAGTTCCCGCAGTTCGGCACCATCGCGGCGGTGGACTGGGCGCGGCCGGGCGGCGCGCCGTTCGACCCGCGCACCGGCGAGTGGTACCTGTTCAGCGGACGGGCCGACGAGACGTACAAGCGGGTCGGCCGGACCGTCGACCTGACCGCGGCGACCAGCGGTGAGCTGCGCTTCTTCGCCTCGTACGACATCGAGCCGAACTGGGACTTCATGATCGTCGAGGCGCACGAGGTGGGCACCGACACCTGGACCACGCTGCCCGACCGCAACGGCAACACCAGCACCGAGACCGGGGACAGTTGCGAGAGCGGCTGGGCCGAGCTGCACCCGTTCCTGGCGCACTACCAGACCGCGAGCTGCGAGCCGATCGGCACCACCGGCCAGTGGCACGCCGCCACCGGCCCGTCCAACGGTTGGAAGGAGTTCTCCATCGACCTGTCGGCGTACGCCGGCAAGCAGGTCGAGGTGTCCATCTCGTACGTCTCCGACTGGGGCACCCAGGGGCTCGGCGTGTTCCTGGACGACGCCCGGGTGATCGTCGACGGCGCGACCGTCGCCGAGACCTCGTTCGAGTCGACCGACCTGGGTGGCTGGACGGTGTCCGGGCCGCCGCCCGGCTCGCTGCCCGGCGCGAACGACTGGTCGCGCAGCCAGCGCGCCTTCTCCGAGGGCGCGGCCGTGGTGACGGAGGACAGCGTCTACCTCGGGTTCGGCCTGGAGGGGCTGGCCCCGACGGCCCGTGCCGACCTGGTCGCCCGGTCGATGACGCACCTGCTCGGCGGCGCCCGCCGCTGA
- the wecB gene encoding UDP-N-acetylglucosamine 2-epimerase (non-hydrolyzing), which translates to MTRVMTVVGTRPEIIRLSRVVDRLDRTVEHTLVHTGQNWDPALSEVFFTELRLRRPDRFLDVDTSSLGRTLGGVLIGVEQAISDLRPDALLVLGDTNSAIAALMARRMRVPVYHMEAGNRCFDLNVPEETNRRLVDHVADFNLVYTEHARRNLLAEGLHPRRVLHTGSPMREVLEHHRTDIARSSILDQLGLPEDGFFLVSAHRQENVDAPARLGRLLDCLRAVRDEWALPVLVSTHPRTRKRLEALATDPTSLDGITFHEPFGLFDYVRLQLAARCTLSDSGTISEEAAILGFPAVTLRESMERPEALDAGGIIMTGLDPAGVVEAVRVTVEQVAADGVPCPADYRVPDTSRRVVDFILSTVRRHHEWAGIRR; encoded by the coding sequence ATGACCAGGGTGATGACCGTGGTCGGCACCCGGCCGGAGATCATCCGGCTGTCCCGGGTGGTCGACCGGCTGGACCGCACGGTGGAGCACACGCTCGTGCACACCGGGCAGAACTGGGATCCGGCGTTGTCCGAGGTGTTCTTCACCGAGCTGCGGCTGCGCCGCCCGGACCGGTTCCTCGACGTGGACACGTCGTCGCTGGGGCGGACCCTCGGCGGGGTGCTGATCGGCGTCGAGCAGGCCATCAGTGACCTGCGCCCGGACGCGCTGCTGGTGCTCGGCGACACCAACAGCGCCATCGCCGCGTTGATGGCCCGCCGGATGCGGGTGCCGGTCTACCACATGGAGGCGGGCAACCGGTGCTTCGACCTCAACGTGCCGGAGGAGACCAACCGTCGGCTGGTCGACCACGTCGCCGACTTCAACCTCGTCTACACCGAGCACGCCCGGCGGAACCTGCTGGCGGAGGGCCTGCACCCGCGCCGGGTCCTGCACACCGGCTCGCCGATGCGGGAGGTGCTGGAGCACCACCGGACGGACATCGCCCGGTCCTCCATCCTCGACCAGCTCGGCCTGCCCGAGGACGGGTTCTTCCTGGTCAGCGCGCACCGGCAGGAGAACGTGGACGCGCCGGCCCGGCTCGGTCGGCTGCTCGACTGCCTCCGGGCCGTCCGCGACGAGTGGGCGCTGCCGGTGCTGGTCTCCACCCACCCGCGCACCCGCAAACGGTTGGAGGCCCTCGCCACCGACCCGACCAGCCTGGACGGCATCACCTTCCACGAGCCGTTCGGGCTGTTCGACTACGTACGGCTGCAACTCGCGGCCAGGTGCACCCTGTCGGACAGCGGGACGATCAGCGAGGAGGCGGCCATCCTCGGTTTCCCGGCGGTGACGCTGCGCGAGTCGATGGAACGCCCGGAGGCGCTGGACGCCGGCGGGATCATCATGACCGGCCTCGACCCGGCCGGGGTGGTCGAGGCGGTCCGGGTGACGGTCGAGCAGGTGGCCGCCGACGGGGTGCCCTGCCCGGCCGACTACCGGGTGCCGGACACCTCCCGGCGGGTCGTCGACTTCATCCTGTCCACCGTCCGCCGCCACCACGAGTGGGCCGGCATCCGGCGCTGA